A region of Chloracidobacterium sp. DNA encodes the following proteins:
- a CDS encoding TlpA family protein disulfide reductase produces MKIIRIFVLSIFALSFSVAVSAQVGRKAENFTAVTMDGKTVELASLKGKVVLLVFWSSRCSICQAEIPQLNEIAAGYRKKNIVFLAATMESESIAENFLRRNRFDFQILPDSFGLLLKYADRDREGRVNIGFPAYYLIDRSGYIQFKDSGWDKTKPLADAIDKTLSNR; encoded by the coding sequence ATGAAAATTATCCGCATATTTGTACTATCGATATTTGCCCTTTCTTTTTCTGTCGCTGTTTCGGCGCAGGTGGGAAGAAAAGCGGAAAATTTCACGGCAGTTACAATGGACGGCAAGACTGTGGAACTCGCTTCCCTAAAAGGTAAGGTCGTTCTGCTCGTATTCTGGTCGTCTCGCTGCTCTATATGTCAGGCCGAGATCCCGCAATTGAATGAAATTGCCGCCGGATACCGTAAGAAGAACATAGTGTTTCTGGCGGCTACGATGGAAAGCGAAAGTATCGCTGAAAATTTTCTGAGACGCAACCGGTTTGATTTTCAGATACTTCCCGACAGCTTTGGCCTTTTGCTCAAATACGCCGACCGCGACAGGGAAGGCCGCGTCAATATCGGGTTTCCGGCATACTACCTAATTGATCGGTCGGGTTACATTCAGTTCAAGGATAGCGGTTGGGACAAAACGAAACCGCTTGCTGATGCAATAGATAAAACTCTTTCTAACCGCTGA